A single region of the Mycobacteriales bacterium genome encodes:
- a CDS encoding nuclear transport factor 2 family protein encodes MDEEALAGLADKLRTALSGADLEQYAELLDPNVTWGEPGDPSPPCQNRQQVLAWYSRGRAEGRRATVNEVTTYDRKILVAMTVTSADDGQGFDRWQVLTVTGGRVSDIRGYDDEAAARAAAAGR; translated from the coding sequence ATGGACGAGGAAGCTCTCGCCGGGTTGGCGGACAAGCTTCGAACGGCCTTGAGTGGCGCGGATCTCGAGCAGTACGCCGAGCTGCTCGACCCGAATGTGACCTGGGGTGAGCCGGGCGACCCGTCACCACCGTGCCAGAACCGCCAGCAGGTGCTCGCTTGGTACTCCCGCGGACGCGCCGAGGGCCGTCGAGCGACGGTCAACGAGGTCACGACGTACGACCGCAAGATCCTCGTCGCGATGACCGTCACTTCCGCCGACGACGGCCAGGGCTTCGACCGGTGGCAAGTGCTGACCGTCACCGGCGGCCGGGTGAGCGACATCCGCGGGTACGACGACGAAGCGGCGGCTCGCGCGGCGGCGGCCGGTCGCTGA
- a CDS encoding helix-turn-helix domain-containing protein: MTKPADAQLSARKVARLLRVPVRTVTYWASVGRLPGTYTRNGKWRFLASDIQRLLSDEVPNSPWR; encoded by the coding sequence ATGACCAAGCCCGCCGATGCGCAGCTCTCGGCGCGCAAGGTCGCCCGCCTGCTCCGGGTCCCGGTGAGAACCGTGACCTACTGGGCATCCGTAGGGCGGCTGCCCGGCACCTACACCCGTAACGGCAAGTGGCGGTTTCTCGCCTCTGACATCCAGCGCCTCCTCAGCGACGAGGTGCCGAACTCTCCCTGGAGATAG
- a CDS encoding DUF2188 domain-containing protein, whose amino-acid sequence MAWFFRALEQPDGQWVCRRGRADIDAHPTLEHAIEHLRELASDAQPAQLVIHRLDGSAEPRGPLVPEGYSAG is encoded by the coding sequence ATGGCCTGGTTCTTTCGCGCCCTCGAGCAGCCCGACGGGCAGTGGGTCTGCCGTCGGGGCCGCGCCGACATCGACGCGCACCCCACGCTTGAGCACGCGATCGAGCACCTGCGCGAGCTGGCCAGCGACGCCCAGCCCGCGCAGCTCGTCATCCACCGGCTGGACGGCAGCGCCGAGCCGCGGGGGCCGCTCGTCCCGGAGGGCTATTCAGCCGGCTGA